The proteins below are encoded in one region of Vanessa tameamea isolate UH-Manoa-2023 chromosome Z, ilVanTame1 primary haplotype, whole genome shotgun sequence:
- the LOC113396165 gene encoding atypical kinase COQ8B, mitochondrial isoform X2, with product MAMDPKLQEDIDMLNKQFNETFESLKQAQKKIVSTVNVPPVEELAKPLDQIQTDNVLDKIPANDNAVTKQFYVPTPQTLKASTSSAPKPVARKKIKVSLSENSKERVVPSSRIGRMISFGSLAAGLGVGTVAQYARNTLQSVTGKPDETSNIFLSPANAERIVDTLCKVRGAALKLGQLLSIQDESVIPSDLQKIFDRVRQSADFMPKWQVDRVMSSQLGENWRNLIQHFEEQPFAAASIGQVHLAVLHSGQEVAVKVQYPGVAKGINSDIDNLVGVLKVWNVFPKGLFIDNIVEVAKKELSWEVDYVREAKCTKKFKQLLAPYPEYYIPSVIDELCAQEVITTELIDGTPLDKLFDADYEVRYDIAYKIMQLCLREMFILRCMQTDPNWANFFYNTNTKQVILLDFGATREYSKEFMDQYIEIIKAASEKDREAILHKSREMKFLTGYESKVMEESHVDTVLIMGEIFTSKGSGEFDFGAQKTTRRIQAIAPTILTHRLCPPPEEIYSLHRKLSGVFLLCSKLKVKMNCRDMFQDIYRQYKANATN from the exons ATGGCCATGGATCCAAAATTGCAAGAAGACATTGATATGCTAAACAAACAGTTCAATGAAACATTTGAGAGCTTAAAGCAAGCACAAAAGAAAATTGTCTCCACTGTTAATGTGCCTCCGGTTGAAGAACTTGCTAAACCATTAGATCAGATACAAACTGACAATGTTTTGGATAAAATACCAGCTAATGATAATGCAGTTACAAAGCAATTCTATGTACCCACACCGCAGACGTTAAAAGCTTCTACCAGTTCTGCTCCTAAACCGGTTGCAAGAAAGAAAATAAAGGTTTCA CTAAGTGAGAATTCAAAGGAACGTGTGGTGCCATCTTCTCGTATTGGTAGAATGATATCCTTTGGCTCCCTGGCTGCGGGTCTCGGTGTAGGCACAGTGGCACAGTATGCTCGGAACACTTTACAGTCTGTAACTGGAAAACCTGATGAAACTTCGAATATATTCTTGTCACCTGCCAATGCAGAAAGAATTGTAGACACATTGTGTAAAGTCAGAG GTGCTGCTCTTAAACTGGGTCAGCTACTAAGTATCCAAGATGAATCAGTCATCCCTTCAGATCTCCAGAAAATATTTGACCGTGTCCGTCAATCAGCAGATTTCATGCCTAAATGGCAAGTGGACAGAGTTATGAGCTCTCAGCTGGGGGAGAACTGGCGCAATTTAATTCAGCACTTTGAAGAGCAACCTTTTGCTGCTGCCTCAATAG gtcAAGTGCACTTAGCAGTTCTTCACAGTGGTCAAGAGGTGGCTGTTAAAGTGCAGTATCCCGGCGTCGCGAAAGGCATTAACAGCGATATAGACAACCTTGTTGGCGTTCTTAAA GTATGGAACGTGTTTCCTAAAGGTCTGTTCATCGACAATATAGTCGAGGTCGCTAAGAAGGAGTTGTCTTGGGAGGTGGACTACGTACGTGAAGCAAAATGTACGAAGAAGTTCAAGCAGCTTCTAGCACCCTATCCTGAGTACTACATACCGTCGGTTATAG ATGAACTCTGCGCTCAAGAAGTGATAACGACCGAACTGATCGACGGGACGCCGCTCGACAAGTTGTTCGATGCGGATTACGAGGTGCGATACGACATCGCTTACAAAATAATGCAGCTTTGCTTGAGAGAAATGTTCATACTGCGCTGCATGCAGACAGATCCGAACTGGGCGAACTTTTTCTATAACACGAATACAAAACaa GTGATTTTGTTGGACTTCGGCGCAACTCGTGAATATTCCAAAGAGTTCATGGACCagtacattgaaataattaaagcgGCTTCAGAGAAAGACCGAGAAGCGATCTTGCACAAGTCTCGTGAAATGAAGTTCCTCACCGGATATGAGTCGAAG GTAATGGAAGAGTCGCACGTCGACACAGTCTTGATAATGGGGGAAATTTTTACGAGCAAGGGATCTGGTGAATTCGACTTCGGCGCTCAGAAGACAACGAGACGCATCCAGGCCATAGCACCAACAATCCTAACCCACAGGCTGTGTCCACCGCCAGAGGAAATATATTCATTGCACAGAAAACTCTCTGGCGTCTTCCTACTCTGTTCGAAGCTGAAAGTGAAAATGAACTGCCGCGACATGTTCCAGGACATATATCGTCAGTATAAAGCGAACGCAACTAACTAA
- the LOC113396165 gene encoding atypical kinase COQ8B, mitochondrial isoform X1, with protein MSHINDLMGVVRGIRHVIDAGLKLQQESARLIWNNSSLKQPLQNCSLNPLINYKPNPDLLNDAFGRAEVVVQGIKQYITMNNLNSNGNVADASMAMDPKLQEDIDMLNKQFNETFESLKQAQKKIVSTVNVPPVEELAKPLDQIQTDNVLDKIPANDNAVTKQFYVPTPQTLKASTSSAPKPVARKKIKVSLSENSKERVVPSSRIGRMISFGSLAAGLGVGTVAQYARNTLQSVTGKPDETSNIFLSPANAERIVDTLCKVRGAALKLGQLLSIQDESVIPSDLQKIFDRVRQSADFMPKWQVDRVMSSQLGENWRNLIQHFEEQPFAAASIGQVHLAVLHSGQEVAVKVQYPGVAKGINSDIDNLVGVLKVWNVFPKGLFIDNIVEVAKKELSWEVDYVREAKCTKKFKQLLAPYPEYYIPSVIDELCAQEVITTELIDGTPLDKLFDADYEVRYDIAYKIMQLCLREMFILRCMQTDPNWANFFYNTNTKQVILLDFGATREYSKEFMDQYIEIIKAASEKDREAILHKSREMKFLTGYESKVMEESHVDTVLIMGEIFTSKGSGEFDFGAQKTTRRIQAIAPTILTHRLCPPPEEIYSLHRKLSGVFLLCSKLKVKMNCRDMFQDIYRQYKANATN; from the exons ATGTCACATATTAATGACTTGATGGGTGTAGTCAGAGGTATTCGCCATGTAATAGATGCGGGATTAAAGTTACAACAGGAAAGTGCTAGACTAATCTGGAATAACTCTAGCCTAAAACAACCTCTCCAGAATTGCTCACTTAACCCACTCATAAATTACAAACCTAACCCAGACTTACTCAATGATGCTTTTGGAAGAGCTGAGGTGGTTGTGCAGGGTATTAAACAATACATcactatgaataatttaaattcaaatggtAATGTAGCAGATGCATCAATGGCCATGGATCCAAAATTGCAAGAAGACATTGATATGCTAAACAAACAGTTCAATGAAACATTTGAGAGCTTAAAGCAAGCACAAAAGAAAATTGTCTCCACTGTTAATGTGCCTCCGGTTGAAGAACTTGCTAAACCATTAGATCAGATACAAACTGACAATGTTTTGGATAAAATACCAGCTAATGATAATGCAGTTACAAAGCAATTCTATGTACCCACACCGCAGACGTTAAAAGCTTCTACCAGTTCTGCTCCTAAACCGGTTGCAAGAAAGAAAATAAAGGTTTCA CTAAGTGAGAATTCAAAGGAACGTGTGGTGCCATCTTCTCGTATTGGTAGAATGATATCCTTTGGCTCCCTGGCTGCGGGTCTCGGTGTAGGCACAGTGGCACAGTATGCTCGGAACACTTTACAGTCTGTAACTGGAAAACCTGATGAAACTTCGAATATATTCTTGTCACCTGCCAATGCAGAAAGAATTGTAGACACATTGTGTAAAGTCAGAG GTGCTGCTCTTAAACTGGGTCAGCTACTAAGTATCCAAGATGAATCAGTCATCCCTTCAGATCTCCAGAAAATATTTGACCGTGTCCGTCAATCAGCAGATTTCATGCCTAAATGGCAAGTGGACAGAGTTATGAGCTCTCAGCTGGGGGAGAACTGGCGCAATTTAATTCAGCACTTTGAAGAGCAACCTTTTGCTGCTGCCTCAATAG gtcAAGTGCACTTAGCAGTTCTTCACAGTGGTCAAGAGGTGGCTGTTAAAGTGCAGTATCCCGGCGTCGCGAAAGGCATTAACAGCGATATAGACAACCTTGTTGGCGTTCTTAAA GTATGGAACGTGTTTCCTAAAGGTCTGTTCATCGACAATATAGTCGAGGTCGCTAAGAAGGAGTTGTCTTGGGAGGTGGACTACGTACGTGAAGCAAAATGTACGAAGAAGTTCAAGCAGCTTCTAGCACCCTATCCTGAGTACTACATACCGTCGGTTATAG ATGAACTCTGCGCTCAAGAAGTGATAACGACCGAACTGATCGACGGGACGCCGCTCGACAAGTTGTTCGATGCGGATTACGAGGTGCGATACGACATCGCTTACAAAATAATGCAGCTTTGCTTGAGAGAAATGTTCATACTGCGCTGCATGCAGACAGATCCGAACTGGGCGAACTTTTTCTATAACACGAATACAAAACaa GTGATTTTGTTGGACTTCGGCGCAACTCGTGAATATTCCAAAGAGTTCATGGACCagtacattgaaataattaaagcgGCTTCAGAGAAAGACCGAGAAGCGATCTTGCACAAGTCTCGTGAAATGAAGTTCCTCACCGGATATGAGTCGAAG GTAATGGAAGAGTCGCACGTCGACACAGTCTTGATAATGGGGGAAATTTTTACGAGCAAGGGATCTGGTGAATTCGACTTCGGCGCTCAGAAGACAACGAGACGCATCCAGGCCATAGCACCAACAATCCTAACCCACAGGCTGTGTCCACCGCCAGAGGAAATATATTCATTGCACAGAAAACTCTCTGGCGTCTTCCTACTCTGTTCGAAGCTGAAAGTGAAAATGAACTGCCGCGACATGTTCCAGGACATATATCGTCAGTATAAAGCGAACGCAACTAACTAA
- the LOC113396178 gene encoding phosphatidylserine lipase ABHD16A has translation MFKLVKKCFFSPRLFKIYGLGPEETFYEPYGPEKVANKILSTAQTVFNCSIYTSPFICMYIYKRGFFSWDEAKFLTYAFGGLGCFIAFTYFMRAIGRACNPGYVDFLNNLNTPSDDQRAYLERIRKYDFEFYAWVPSFKMEQLPSVSWFENKPFAKCANPDLPYYQKVIIQILAYIAVHTFALSLIYPGTLTIIENMLWQFLAEGRAFLVETYNGKRAKIITADGNSIDTMFVDNRLDSPKGNILVICSEGNSGFYEIGIMTTPINAGYSALGWNHPGFAGSTGTPYPRQEQNAIDAVIQYAINELEFEVEDIVLFGWSIGGYTTTWAAINYPDVKGIILDACFDDLLPLAQNQMPKSWKLLVKEVVRSFVNLNIAEMLSKYSGPVQLVRRTEDEVICIKANQLASNRGNFLLIALLQQRHPELFEEESEKPIMDVLEACVALSDQQRIVMSCGELPAIKRKILPMISRYMRDFRSTHCTALPEDQFTSIMEAIING, from the exons atgtttaaattagtgAAGAAATGTTTCTTTTCTCCTCGGTTATTCAAAATCTATGGACTAGGACCAGAGGAA ACTTTTTACGAACCATATGGACCTGAGAAAGTTGCCAACAAGATTTTATCAACT GCACAAACAGTATTCAATTGTAGCATTTATACATCACCATTTATTtgcatgtatatttataaaagaggcTTTTTCTCATGGGATGAGGCAAAGTTTCTTACCTATGCATTTGGTGGCCTGGGATGCTTCATAGCTTTTACCTATTTTATGAGAGCCATCGGAAGAGCATGTAACCCAGGATATGTTGATTTTTTGAACAACCTCAATACTCCAAGTGATGATCAAAGAGCTTACTTAGAACGGATCAGGAAATATGATTTCGAATTTTATGCTTGGGTTCCTTCATTTAAAATGGAGCAATTACCAag TGTATCTTGGTTTGAAAACAAACCATTTGCTAAATGTGCTAATCCGGATTTACCATACTATCAGAAAGTGATTATACAAATACTAGCATATATTGCTGTACATACTTTTGCACTAAGCCTCATCTACCCAGGCACACTTACCATTATTGAGAACATGTTGT ggCAATTCCTTGCTGAAGGTCGGGCGTTTCTTGTTGAGACTTATAATGGAAAGAGAGCAAAAATCATTACAGCTGATGGCAATTCCATTGATACAATGTTTGTTGATAATAGGCTTGATTCTCCAAAAGGCAATATACTTGTCATTTGCAGTGAAGGAAATTCTGGCTTTTATGAAATTGGAATTATGACTACACCAATTAATGCAGGGTATTCTGCATTAGGATGGAATCATCCAGGATTTGCTGGAAGCACT ggtaCACCATATCCTCGCCAAGAACAAAATGCCATTGATGCAGTTATACAGTATGCCATTAATGAGCTAGAATTTGAAGTTGAAGACATAGTACTGTTTGGGTGGAGTATTGGAGGCTATACAACGACATGGGCAGCCATCAACTATCCCGATGTTAAAGGAATT ATTTTAGATGCGTGTTTTGACGACCTACTACCCTTGGCACAAAATCAAATGCCCAAGTCTTGGAAGTTGCTAGTAAAAGAAGTTGTACGATCTTTTGTTAATCTGAATATAGCTGAGATGTTATCCAAATATTCTGGACCAGTGCAGCTAGTGCGTCGAACTGAAGATGAAGTTATTTGTATCAA AGCAAACCAACTGGCATCAAATCGTGGGAATTTTCTGCTAATTGCGTTATTACAACAACGACATCCTGAGCTATTTGAAGAAGAGTCAGAAAAACCTATCATGGATGTTCTCGAAGCATGCGTTGCTTTATCAGACCAACAACGTATTGTAATGTCATGTGGAGAACTGCCTGCTATCAAGCGAAAAATATTGCCAATG atttcaaGGTACATGCGTGATTTTCGATCAACCCATTGCACAGCATTGCCAGAGGATCAGTTTACATCAATAATGGAAGCAATTATTAATggttaa